The genomic segment CCGTCAAGGAGACCCACCACAGTGGACGAGCAGGACAGTTTCACCCCGATCCGCCGCCGCGGCGGCAAACGACGCCTGGACGACGCCAGCTACGACCTCGACGCGGCGTTCGCCGACTTCGCGGCCAGGTTCGGTGCCGCCGAGGACGGCCCGGCGCCGGACGCGCCACCGTTCGGCGACCGGTGGACCACCTGGGACCAGTCGCAGCCGCTGCAACGCGGCCCGAAACCGCACCCGGACTGGGTGATCACCGACCTCGGCGCGGTCGACACCGAGCTCGGCATCCTCAAGACCGGCAAGGAGGCGGACGTCTTCCTGATCGAGCGCGCGGTCCCGGACACCGACCGGTCGGTGCTGCTCGCGGCCAAGCGGTACCGCGACTCCCAGCACCGGATGTTCCACCGCGACGCCGGGTACCTGGAGGGCCGCAAGGTGCGCGAGTCCCGGGTGAACCGGGCGATCGCGAAGCGCACCTCGTTCGGGATGGAGGCGATCGCCGGCACCTGGGCGGCGGCCGAGTTCGATGCGCTGTGCCGGATGTGGCGCGACGGCATGGCGGTGCCCTACCCGGTGCAGATCGTCGAGACCGAGCTGCTGATGGAGTTCATCGGCGAACCGGACGGTACCGCCGCGCCTCGGCTGGCCCAGCTGCGGCCGGCCGCCGACGAGCTGCACGACCTGTGGCGGCAGCTGCGCGCGGGGCTCACCGTGCTGGCGCGCGACGGGTACGCGCACGGCGACCTGTCGGCCTACAACCTGCTGGTGCACCGGGGTCGGCTGGTGTTCATCGACGTGCCGCAGATCGTCGAGGTGATCGGCCATCCGCGCGGGCGGGAGCTGCTGTCCCGCGACGTGCGCAACGTGGGCAGCTGGTTCGTCGCGCGCGGGCTGCCGGCGGACGAGGTCGACGCGCTCGCCGCCGACTTGGTGGCCGACGCCGGCCTGGCCCGCTGACTCGCCCGTCGAGGCCGGTACCGCCCGCTTGCCCGGTACCGGCCGGGGTGCCGGCGCGGACACCGGGCCGAGGTGCCGGCGCGGACACCGGGCCGGCCCGGGTACCGGCTGCCCGGGTGCCGGTCGCCCCGGAGGATGCGCGATGGACATTAGTGTGTGGCACACAGTATCGTGTGGCACGTGGATATCGCCGAGTCGATCGCGAGCCAGGCGCAGGAGCTGCGCCGGGGCACCGTCGTGCTGGCCTGCCTGGCGCTGCTCGCCACCCCGCAGTACGGGTACGCGCTGCTGGAGACGCTCGACGCCGCCGGCGTCGCGGTCGACGGCAACACGCTCTACCCGCTGCTGCGCCGGCTGGAGAAGCAGGGGCTGCTGACCAGCGAGTGGAACACCGACGAGTCCCGGCCGCGCAAGTTCTACCGGACCAGCGCCGAGGGCGCGGCGGTCCGCGACGGGCTGATCGGTGAGTGGCACGACCTGGTCGACACGATCGACCGCCTGACCAAGGAGACCTGATGGATACGCTCACCGAGCGGTACGTGCACGAGGTGGTCCGCCGGATCCCCGCCGCGAACCGGGACGACGTCGGCCGGGAGCTGCACGCGACGATCACCGACACCCTGGAGGCGCGCGCCGAACCCGACCGCGACGCCGCCGAGCGGGCCGTGCTGACCGAGATGGGCGATCCGATCCGCCTCGCCGCGCGGTACGCCGACCGGCCGCTCGCGCTGATCGGCCCCGACCTCTACCCGACGTACGTGCGGCTGCTGACGCTGCTGCTCGCCACGGTCGTGCCACTGGTCACGGTGATCAGCACCGTCGCCGACGTGCTGGAGCACGACGAGTTCGGTTCGGCGGTCGGTGCCGCGGTCGGTACCCTGGTCACCGTCGGCGCGCAGGTCTTCGCCTGGTTGACGCTGGGGTTCTTCCTCCTCTCCCGGTACCCGGGGCGGGCGGCGAAGGCGCGGGCCGCGGCCTGGACCCCGGACGCGCTGCCGCGGCGGCGCGCCGCGGATCGACCCACCGCCGCGCCGATCGCCTCCGCGGCCTGGCACGCCGCGCTCGCCGGGCTGCTGATCTGGCAGCAGGTCGCGCTGCCCTACCGTGCCGGCGGCGGCGAGCGGCTGCCGGTGCTCGACCCGGCGCTGTGGTCCGGCCTGGCCTGGCCGATCCTGCTCGGGCTGGTCGCGCTGACCGGCCTGGACGTCGTCCGGGCGACCGGCCGCGGCTCGGGCGTCCGCCTCGCCGCCGGGTACGTGCTCGCCGAGGCGCTGTGCACCCTGCCGCTGGCGTGGACCGTGCAGCGGCACGCGATCTTCGACCCGAGGTTCCTGGCCGACGTCAACGGCGGCTGGACCACGCCCGACTCGTTCTACTCGGTCACCGCCCTGGTCGTTCTCGGCATCGGGGTGATCGAGGCGGCCAAGCGGATCCGCGAGGCGCGCGCCACGCCCGCGCCACGCTGACCCGCCGCCCCCGACCACCGGTGCCGGCCCGGCGCGGTACCCACCACTCGTGCCGCATCGACCCGCTGCCCTTGCCGCACCGGCCGGCGGCCCCCGGCGCGCGCCGCGCCGAGCCGCCGCTCCGGGCCCCGGGCCCGCCCACCGCGCCGGGCACGCCCGGCGCGCCGACCCGTGGCCCGGACCTGGCACCCCAGGCGCGACCCGCGCCAGCCCGGTCAGGTCGGCTCGCGCGCGGCGATGCGGCCGGCTCGCCAGGCGTGGAATCGGCGGTTTCGGGGCCGGTGGCGCTCGGCCGCGGGTTAGCGTGCCGGAGGAGGGTCCGTGGGCGCGTCGCCTGCCGTGGTGCCGGAACGGGCCCGGCGAGGTGGCCCGGCCGGCCGACGGGAGGTCCGTGCGATGGCACTCGACCAGGCGCAGCGCGCCGAGCTGCTGGCGACACCGCTGGTGGCGACGCTGGCCGTGGAGGACGGTACGCATCGCGGGCCGCTGGTGGCGCCGATCTGGTACGCGTACCGGCCGGGCGGCGACTTCGTCATGTTCACCGGTGCCGGGTCCCGCAAGGCCGCCGCGATCCGGCTCGCCGGCCGCTGCTCGCTGCTGGTGCAGCGGGACCGACCGACCTACCGGTACGTCGGTGTCGAGGGCACCGCCGGTCTCAGTTCGGCGGACGCGAGCGTGGTGCGGGAGATCGCCGGCCGCTACCTGACCGGCGCCGCGCTGGACGACTACGTCGCGGAGATCGTCGCCGACCCCGGCGCGTCCGTCGCGATCACGCTCACCCCGCGGCACTGGGTCTCCGCCGACATCGGCCTCGGCACCGCGGACTGAGCAGTCGCCCCCGCCCCCCGATTGCGATCGGGCCGAACCGGCGCGCCGGACAGGCGAAACGCGGAATCCGCGTGCATCGTCACCGTAGCGACCCGAACCGGCGGCGTGTCCTGGTGCGCGGCCCGTCGTTGCACCGATCGAGGGAACCCGCATCGCGCAACTCGCCCGCCGGGTGGCTGCACGGCGCGGCGACCTCGGCCGAGAATGTCCCCACCCCCGAACGGACATGACGTGGCAACTCTGCGATCGGCACCGTTGAAGACCCGGTTGAGGTGGGCGATCGTCGGCGTACTGGTCGTGCTCGCCCTGCTCGTGTCGTACGCGACGGCGATCACCTGGTACGCCGCGACCCGCCTGCACGACGCGCCGCTGCACACCGCGACCTGGCTGGTCGCCGCGATCGGTGCGGCGCTCGCCGCTGCCGTCGCGGTGGTCTGGGTCCGGCTGGCCCCCGCGCACGTCCTGACCCAGCTGCGCCGGCTCGCCGACAACGCGCACCAGCTGTCCGACGATCTGAGCCGGTTCGTCCGCCGGCTGCGGCACGGCGAGCACGTCGACCCGAAGTCGGTCCTGCGGCCGATCCAGATCGGTACCGACGAGTTCGGTGCGGTGGCCCGGGCGCAGCAGTCGCTGGCGACCGACGTGGTGGCCGCCACGCTGGAAGAGGCGCGGCGGGAGAACGACCTGAGTCTCGCGCTCGGCCTGGCACGCCGTTTCGCCGAGCCGACCAGGGCGCTGCGGACCACGATCGTCGAGTGGCTGCGGCGCACCGAGCTGACCCCGGAGGACACCACCCGGCTGTACGCGCTGGAGGCGCACGCCCAGCGCATCCAGCGGGCGGTGGACAACATCGTCATCGCGATGGGTGAGCGGCCGCTCGCGCCGCACCGGCGGCCGCAGCGGATGGTCGACGTGCTGCAGGCCGCCGTGCAGGAGACCACCGACCACGTCCGGGTGTCGTTCCTGCCGGTACAGGAGTGCCAGGTCGCCGCGGACACGGTCGCCGA from the Actinocatenispora thailandica genome contains:
- a CDS encoding serine protein kinase RIO; the protein is MDEQDSFTPIRRRGGKRRLDDASYDLDAAFADFAARFGAAEDGPAPDAPPFGDRWTTWDQSQPLQRGPKPHPDWVITDLGAVDTELGILKTGKEADVFLIERAVPDTDRSVLLAAKRYRDSQHRMFHRDAGYLEGRKVRESRVNRAIAKRTSFGMEAIAGTWAAAEFDALCRMWRDGMAVPYPVQIVETELLMEFIGEPDGTAAPRLAQLRPAADELHDLWRQLRAGLTVLARDGYAHGDLSAYNLLVHRGRLVFIDVPQIVEVIGHPRGRELLSRDVRNVGSWFVARGLPADEVDALAADLVADAGLAR
- a CDS encoding pyridoxamine 5'-phosphate oxidase family protein — translated: MALDQAQRAELLATPLVATLAVEDGTHRGPLVAPIWYAYRPGGDFVMFTGAGSRKAAAIRLAGRCSLLVQRDRPTYRYVGVEGTAGLSSADASVVREIAGRYLTGAALDDYVAEIVADPGASVAITLTPRHWVSADIGLGTAD
- a CDS encoding sensor histidine kinase, yielding MATLRSAPLKTRLRWAIVGVLVVLALLVSYATAITWYAATRLHDAPLHTATWLVAAIGAALAAAVAVVWVRLAPAHVLTQLRRLADNAHQLSDDLSRFVRRLRHGEHVDPKSVLRPIQIGTDEFGAVARAQQSLATDVVAATLEEARRENDLSLALGLARRFAEPTRALRTTIVEWLRRTELTPEDTTRLYALEAHAQRIQRAVDNIVIAMGERPLAPHRRPQRMVDVLQAAVQETTDHVRVSFLPVQECQVAADTVAELIHVLAELVENATRFSPPGTPVTVAGSLGSHGYCVEIEDRGDGPGPAALAELTAIARDPDPPVLHAARLGLTVVGRLAAARGITVTLRPSPYGGTTAIVLIPPALLHDVDAEALLPSRGGV
- a CDS encoding PadR family transcriptional regulator, with the protein product MDIAESIASQAQELRRGTVVLACLALLATPQYGYALLETLDAAGVAVDGNTLYPLLRRLEKQGLLTSEWNTDESRPRKFYRTSAEGAAVRDGLIGEWHDLVDTIDRLTKET